A region from the Osmerus eperlanus chromosome 11, fOsmEpe2.1, whole genome shotgun sequence genome encodes:
- the LOC134029672 gene encoding extracellular calcium-sensing receptor-like — MLNFLCFAVLLCWGVLISQTQDHQVQVQNHQTQAQDHQTQAQQCSLIHGSMSLPVLQRPGNITLGGLFSLHDAVLETDLSFATLPAAMRCTGFNFRTFRWMQTMIFAIEEINRNASLLPGVTLGYKIYDSCSMPYHALRAAMELMEGDGGVGEVGGGLGGTCSVSVPVVIGDGGSTQSLVVARFLGVFHVPQVSYFSSCACLSDKSQFPAFLRTMPSDFFQVDALAQLVQHFGWTWVGVVAGDDAYGRGGAQIFAEKVQKLGACVALHEIIPKNHEEAAMATIVADIRASKAGVVLVFALEQDAGALFDEVLRQGLTGVQWLASEAWSTASVLSMPPRYRSILLGSLGFAIRRAHIPGLQDFLLRLHPSSAEAKLDPFLRPFWEAVFGCSLSQGSIVPPCSGKESLGTVRNIYSDVSQLRISYNVYKAVYAIAHALHDLRGCEAGRGPFPLQACPDTDSFQPWQLLHYLKQVDYTNAFNEETKFDENGDPVAMYDLVSWQARADGQVEYVTVGRFDQTVSVGRRKLQIQETDIVWSSNQTTAPLSVCSSSCFPGTRKAIKPNLPVCCFDCVVCTAGEISNETDAIECVRCLPEFWSNPDHTACIPRQLDFLSYTDTMGVTLLALALTGSFCTTLVLLIFACHRQTPIVRANNSELSFLLLFSLTLCFLCSLTFIGRPSEWSCMLRHTAFGITFVLCISCVLGKTIVVLMAFRATLPGSDIMKWFGPPQQRAIILMCTLVQVVICVVWLAVAPPTPHRLMSHENAQIILLCDEGSALGFSLVLGYIGLLASLCLLLAFLARKLPDNFNEAKLITFSMLIFCAVWVAFIPAYVSSPGKYTVAVEIFAILASSYGLLACIFAPKCYIILLRPERNTKRHIMATADKRF, encoded by the exons ATGCTTAATTTCCTCTGTTTTGCGGTTCTGCTGTGTTGGGGAGTCCTTAtctcccagacccaggaccaccAGGTCCAGGTCCAGAACCACCAGACCCAAGCCCAGGACCACCAGACCCAGGCTCAGCAATGCAGTTTGATCCATGGCTCCATGTCCCTGCCGGTGCTCCAAAGGCCAGGAAACATCACCCTGGGtggcctcttctccctccatgaCGCTGTTCTGGAGACGGACCTCTCCTTCGCCACCCTGCCTGCTGCCATGCGCTGCACGGG gttTAACTTCCGGACGTTCCGCTGGATGCAGACGATGATCTTTGCAATCGAGGAGATCAACAGGAATGCTAGCCTGCTTCCAGGCGTAACCCTGGGTTACAAGATCTACGACTCGTGCAGTATGCCCTACCACGCCCTCAGGGCCGCCATGGAACTGATGGAGGGGgacggaggggtgggggaggtcgggggagggctggggggcaccTGCTCAGTTTCGGTTCCTGTGGTGATTGGAGACGGAGGGTCGACCCAGTCTCTGGTTGTGGCTCGTTTCCTGGGAGTGTTTCACGTGCCACAG GTGAGTTATTTCTCCAGCTGTGCGTGTCTGAGTGACAAAAGTCAGTTTCCTGCCTTCCTCAGGACCATGCCTAGCGACTTCTTCCAG GTAGATGCGTTGGCGCAGCTTGTCCAACACTTCGGCTGGACCTGGGTGGGCGTGGTCGCTGGTGATGATGCgtatgggagaggaggagcccaGATCTTCGCTGAGAAG GTACAGAAGCTGGGGGCTTGTGTGGCTCTGCATGAGATCATCCCCAAGAACCATGAAGAGGCTGCCATGGCTACCATCGTGGCTGACATCCGAGCCTCCAAGGCTGGGGTGGTCCTGGTGTTCGCCCTGGAGCAGGATGCTGGAGCTCTGTTCGATGAGGTGCTCAG ACAGGGGCTGACGGGGGTCCAGTGGCTGGCCAGCGAGGCCTGGAGCACGGCCTCGGTCCTCTCCATGCCACCCCGTTACCGGTCCATCCTGCTGGGCTCCTTGGGCTTCGCCATTCGCCGGGCGCACATCCCAGGCCTCCAGGACTTCCTGCTCCGCCTGCATCCCTCCAGCGCCGAGGCCAAGCTGGACCCCTTCCTCAGGCCCTtctgggaggctgtgtttgGCTGCAGCCTGAGCCAGG GGTCCATCGTCCCTCCGTGTTCAGGCAAGGAGAGCCTGGGCACCGTGAGGAACATCTACTCTGACGTGTCACAGCTGAGGATCTCCTATAACGTGTACAAAGCTGTGTACGCCATCGCCCACGCTCTGCACGACCTGAGGGGATGTGAGGCTGGCCGCGGGCCGTTTCCTCTGCAGGCCTGTCCAGACACAGACAGCTTTCAGCCCTGGCAG CTGCTGCATTACCTGAAGCAGGTGGACTACACCAACGCGTTCAACGAGGAGACCAAGTTTGACGAGAACGGGGACCCCGTAGCCATGTACGACCTGGTGAGCTGGCAGGCGCGGGCCGACGGCCAGGTGGAGTATGTGACGGTGGGAAGGTTCGACCAGACCGTCAGCGTGGGCAGGAGGAagctgcagatccaggagacgGACATCGTCTGGAGCAGCAACCAGACCACA gctcccctctctgtgtgtagCTCCAGCTGCTTCCCAGGAACCAGGAAGGCCATCAAGCCCAACCTGCCTGTATGCTGCTTTGACTGTGTGGTCTGCACAGCAGGGGAGATTAGCAATGAGACAG ATGCTATAGAGTGCGTGCGCTGCCTGCCAGAGTTCTGGTCCAACCCTGACCATACTGCCTGCATCCCCAGGCAGTTGGACTTCCTGTCCTACACGGACACCATGGGCGTCACGCTGCTGGCACTGGCTCTGACAGGGTCCTTCTGCACCACCTTGGTCCTCCTCATATTCGCCTGCCACAGACAGACGCCGATCGTCAGGGCCAACAACTCAGAGCTCagcttcctgctcctcttctccctgactctgtgtttcctgtgttctCTCACCTTCATCGGCCGGCCCTCTGAGTGGTCCTGTATGCTGCGCCACACAGCgtttgggatcacctttgtCCTCTGCATCTCTTGTGTCCTGGGGAAGACTATAGTGGTGCTGATGGCCTTCAGGGCCACACTTCCAGGAAGTGATATCATGAAATGGTTTGGGCCTCCACAGCAACGAGCCATCATCCTCATGTGCACACTGGTACAG GTGGTGATCTGTGTTGTGTGGCTGGCTGtggcccctcccacccctcacaGACTGATGAGCCATGAGAACGCCCAGATCATCCTGCTCTGTGATGAGGGCTCAGCCCTGGGCTTCTCCCTGGTCCTTGGGTACATCGgcctgctggcctccctctgcctcctcctggccttcctGGCCAGGAAACTCCCAGACAACTTCAACGAGGCCAAGCTCATCACCTTCAGCATGCTGATCTTCTGCGCCGTGTGGGTCGCGTTCATCCCAGCTTATGTCAGTTCTCCAGGGAAGTACACGGTTGCAGTGGAGATCTTTGCCATCCTGGCCTCCAGTTACGGACTTCTGGCCTGCATCTTCGCCCCAAAGTGTTACATCATCCTGCTGAGACCTGAGAGGAACACCAAGAGACACATCATGGCCACAGCTGACAAGAGGTTCTAG